The following nucleotide sequence is from Strigops habroptila isolate Jane chromosome Z, bStrHab1.2.pri, whole genome shotgun sequence.
TTGgggaagccagcagcagcagcaaggtgCCTTACATCTACCTCAGTAGGGTAAAAACTTCTTCCAGCCTGGGCTGATGGCCTTTGATAAGAACCGCTTGAGAAATACCCTCACCACCAAACTTTTGGTGAAGGAGAACTTTTGTGTTCTCCATTCCTTTGCAAGGATTCATAAGCAAACAGCCCTTGGAAAAATACACCCAAAAGGAGTTTTGGCTGAAATCCACGGACGTTAATTCGTTTGCCTTGCTGGGTGATTGCACTTATCAAAACACAGGGCTTATGAACTCTTGTAAAAGCAGGAAGGGACGGAGAGGCTTTCAGGCCACAGCATGCTCCTCTTCTCCATCATGGTTTTGGGGAGACGCTGCTCCAGCCAGATTTATTTGTTCTGGTGACAGGGCTAAGCCTCTCCCATGTGAAATTTCACTTTTCAATGAAATCTTACTCCGGGAGCAGCACCGCCAGCATATTTCTCGTGTGACTCATACGCAGAAAACCCAAAAGTCAATAGTCAAGAGTTTATTTGATGGAGATTTTCTCCTAATTAAGAGCTCATTAAGGGGATCCGACTGTTACTCAGCGATGAGACCAAGGtccccagcagctgctccagcccggGAGGTAGCTGCCGGCCAGCACATTTTCCAGAAACATGTTTCCTCTTTCGCTAGCGGCCCCTTCCCCCTCCTCGCCACCCCGTTTCTAGTCTCTCCAGCGCTGATGAGCTAATagcatttttcctttgcatacTTTGGCGCTGCCCCACCGCATACTCTGGCAGACTACGTGTGTCTGAGCGCGCCCGCCTGCCGCAGGCTCGGCGCGGATCGGGGCGCGGGGGGGCAGCAggggtggatggatggatggagggagggagggaggcgggGAGGATGGGCGGCGGGAGGATGGGGAGCCCCTGCAGCCGCCGCGCCGTCCCGGGCCGCCCCATCCCCCTCGTTCCCCCGCTCGgagcgggcggggggcggccgtGGGGGAACTGTCAGGGCCGCACGTTTCCAGCCGCATTACGTGAACAAATGGCGGGGGCGCAGCCAGCGCAGCCAGCGGGGCTTGTGTAACTTTGCGAGCGTGCCAGCAAGTTTAAAGTCCCTGGTctcgcctcctcctcctcctcctccttccctcgCTCCAGACACCAGCGCGGGCCGGAGGACGATGAGAGGCTGATTGTTTGCTCCGGCTCCCTATTCGCATCCCCTCGCCTATAAATACCGGCGAGAAGAAAAGCCcctcccgccgcctcccccgGGCCGGGTTTCCTTCCCGGCGGCCCGACCTGCCCGATGGCACCGCCTGGCTGCTGCCGCGCCTGAGACCCCGCTGCCCACCTAACCCTTCCAGAGCCGCAGCCCGTACCCCCCGGCCTCCCAACAgctcccccccccaacccccccgGGCCGTCCCGGCCAGGAAGGCGTCCCTCTCTCTCCGCTCGCCATCCCGCTTTCGCCCGTTTCTCCCCTCCGCCGGCACccaggaaagaggagaagatgCATTTCGTGCAGCCGGGGCTGCTGTTCGCCCAGCTCCACGCGTGCATCTACTGGAGCTGCCTGTGGCTTGCCGGCTGCcagcagccgccgccgcgccgggagcccccgccgccccccgccgcctgGAGGCAGCGGATCCAGTGGGAGAACAACGGGCAGGTGTACAGCCTACTCAGCCTCGGCTCCCAGTACCAGCCCCCCCGGCGCAGGCAGGCGGCCGAGGCTGTGGgcagccccatcctgctcctgcgGAACAACGGCACGCTGCCGCGGAGAGCCGCCGcccgagccgccgccgccgcggagACCCAGCCCACCGCCGGCACCCGGGGCGGCTCCGGTGCCCGGCACTGGTTCCAGGCCGGCTACCAGGCTCCCTCCGGGGGCCGCACTTCCTCCGTGCCGCGGAGCCAGGGCTCCGCTATCCCCGCGGCCACCGGGGAGGCTGGGAGCGCATCCTTGGGGGCGTCGCGACCCGGCGCCTCCACCAGCCCCGCCGGGGGCACCGGGACCGACGGCAGCCGGAGCAGCACAGGGGCCGGCGGCCTGCCGCCCCTCAGCAGCTTCAGACCGGGCCGGGAAGATGTCATGGTAGGAGACGACCCCTACAACCCCTACAAGTACACGGACGATAACCCCTACTACAACTACTACGACACCTACGAGCGGCCCCGCCAGGGCAGCAGGTACCGACCCGGCTATGGCACCGGCTACTTCCAGTATGGTAAGAGTctgccttctttcctttcctctttcctctttcctctttccttttccctttcctttcctttcctttcctttcctttcctttcctttcctttcctttcctttcctttcctttcctttcctttcctttcctttcctttcctttcctttcctttcctttcctttcctttcctttcctttcctttcctttcctacccttccccttcccctttcctttcccctttcctttcccctttcctttcccctttcctttctcctttcctttttcctttccttacccctttcctttcctttcctttcctttcctttcctttcctttcctttcctttcctttcctttcctttcctttcctttcctttcctttccctttttctcctttcctctcccgTCCCGTCCCGTGCCGCCCGCCGGTCCCGCCCCCGCGCTGCCAGCGCGGCGCGTCCCGCAGGGATACGGTGCGGGATCTGCGGTCCTGCCAACCCCTCGCTCCGGGCAAAGCCGGCCAGATGGCCCGATCCCGCGAGGCGGCGGTCGCCGGGGCTGGGGAAACGGCGAGGTGCGGGTGGCACGGTGGGCAGCCCACCGCGGAGGTCCGGGACTTGCGCTTGTGGTGCAGGCTTTGAGAAAAGCCGAAGGACCTGAGCAAGAGGGAGAGCGGCCTTAATGGGTGGCAGGGTCCATAGCAAAGCGACTGCTTCTAACAATTGGGGTGGAAGCCAAGAATTTGTAGACGTGTCCTGGGTTGATCTTGCTGTTATGTGGTTGGTTTGATGAACTGCAGGTCTCCCTGACTTAGTCCCGGATCCCTATTACATCCAGGCGTCCACATATGTCCAGAGGATGTCCATGTATAACTTGAGATGTGCTGCCGAGGAAAACTGCCTGGCAAGGTAGGCATCGCCCCGGCTTTTCCTGTTGACGGTGGGTTCTTGTGCTCCTGCACCCACCACAGAGTGCCTGGGGACTCCGTGGAGAGTGCAGACAAGAGAGGCTGGAGGGCCCAGGGCATGTACTCCAGTTTGTAACCTTCTTATAAGCCTGTGGCAGATGGTGGGATGTGCACATAAGAAACCAATACAGCCATACTAGAGAGACGCACACCACAGATGCTCTGAAGAACCTACATTTTGTGAAAAGTTATATTGCACATTTCTGTTATCAGGCTCATTTGAACATACGTGAATTTTGCAAAATGTAGGTACCTAAAAACATCCACTTGAATCTGGTGATTTTCATGTCCCTGCTCTAATCCAACAAGATCATATTCtactccattaaaaataaaaaaaaaaaaaaagaaaactaaactaTTCTTACCAGCACAAGTTAAATTATAACATGCTAATTGTTTCTGGGCCTGTGCCTTGTAATGACTCTTAAGACTAAAATctccatgaaaaaaatgtttcaaagtgTTTGAATAGGTTGAAATAATGGCTTTTCTATTATGTTAGGTACTGTTCAGTTGGCAAAGGGggatttttcctgttttgattGGAAAGAAATCAACATAGCTGTTTTTAACCATTTTAACTTGTTTGATACCTTATCATGCAaaccagatttatttatttaccagcATCATTAATTGATGCCAGGCTGTTTCCAGGGTCACGCTCTTTCTTCActtgctggaaaaagaaaacgtGGCATAAGAAGCAATAGTTTTTATGCTAATCTTACCATGAAGATTAATTGAAATGTTCTTGCAGGTTATCAATTGATTAAAatattccagtatttaaaagactgTAGATAAAAGCTATgtgaaataggaaaataaagccTAAGGCAAATATGATCTTTTTCGACAGAAACAAACACCTGTTGTGTGATCTTACACACTCAGTGAGTTACTTTGGTTAACAGCCATTAATAAAATTGTGGTTTTGGTACCATCAGTACCATCGATTTTACAGCTAAGCTGTGATCTGCctcagagacagaggcagaGTCAGTGGTCAAACTTCTGTTTACGTTATTAGAAGCAGATCTGAACCTTATTCAGGTCTTGGTCTGACACCAGGCACTTCTAAGTACACCATGTGGCATTCTTGTGTGTCTCCAATGCATAAGCTTTAAGGAGGCTGAAAAGATCTGTGCTATATCAGTTACTTCTGAGACCATGTAAGGCGATTTCTTGCATATACTTACATCTCTTTTTTGCATGATTACAGCTCAGCTTACCGAGCAGATGTCAGAGACTATGACAATCGGGTGCTCTTGAGATTCCCCCAAAGAGTGAAGAATCAAGGCACGTCAGATTTTCTGCCCAGCAGACCGCGTTATTCATGGGAGTGGCACAGCTGTCACCAGTGAGTGAAGTGCTCAGTATGGTACCTCCTAATTATCTTTTCCACTAGCAAATTGCCACTTTAGAGGTGACATTTTCTAAAGCTGCAGTGAAACAGGGGAAAGCCAGAGGGAAGCTTTTGCCTTATACCACCTGATTAATTTTATGGTAGTGGTAATTACTCCTTATGTAGCCACCTGAAACCAAAATGGATATGAAGCTTACCCATAAGTATAAAACTCTTGCAAGTATAAATTCATTATAATTACAAGGCTCAAATCAGTTTTGATAGTGACACCTCTTCTGATGATAGTCCAGTTACATTTAAGTGAAACCAGTAAGCAGAAGTCCCAGTCATGGTAAAATAACTGTGCAAACCCTAAAATGTACCTTTACTACATGTTCCCTATAATATATCATTGTAAACATTGACCCATACTCCTTGACTTGAATTTGATATGGGTTACTTCTTGACAAGGAATGGTCTGGTCAATGTGGAAAAAGAAGGTACTGAGTTGACTGATCCCATTATCAGTACCCTTCTCATATGATACTTTCACATAGCAGTACTGCTCTAGAAGTAGCAAAATTGCTGAAAACATGGCAAGGCAAATGTAGTAGaacatttttagcattttatgTGCAGGTTACACTGAAGACTTGCACCTTTTCAGAAAGTTCACATGCAACAAGTTTGAAGGTTCATTCCAATTTTTGCTATTTTGTAGCAGGACCAATAGAAAGCTTACCTTACTTCCACCTTACTTCAAATACAACTCTGCTGTTATGGGTATTGTTCTAttattctgattaaaaaataatacataatgtGGTCTTGATCTAAAGGCCCCTAgagtaaatgaaatatttctctttagcTTCAGAGGTTTTAAGCTTTGAATGAAAAATCAGGATCATTACagcaaattcttttaaaaaatgacaaatattgATAGTTTATAAATCTTGGAAGGATCAAAAAGCTAAAACTAActcaacccaaacaaaaaagctttcataaaTACTTTAGTTAACCCCCACgcctgaaaaagaaaccaccaccaaaaaaacctctAACCCTGGTGCTTGCAAAATTGATAGATGAATGAGATGGATAGAGAGCAACTGAAATCTTCCATTtgtgaaaaagcagttttactcTGCCATGATCACTATCCAGATGCAAAGAGTCTCTGATGTTGATTCAGTTCTTGGACAGAAAATATATTGCctataaaaaaaatgcatttcttgtgATCATTGCCATGAGAGTGAAACAAGCTCATTTGGAAATGAACTGTAACTGCCAATTAGTTTGGCTAGCCATCAGACTTTAGTGTTAGTCATCATCATCTGAGGACTGCTTTTAGTGTTCTTGACATGCATGCTTGTGAGACTTGTGTGCTCCTCTTTGTTTTAACAATCCGTTTGAATTCTGTTTAATTATATCTTTCTCATATAACTCTTCAGCTGAAGGGATTCGTAAGTAACAGCAGCCAGATGTTGCACAGACATCTGTGCAGGTAGATAGTAAaagtttagttttctttgtgtttgaaaaagtgaaattacAAGAATAATAGGTGTTCAAGTTCACAGTAAGAGCTAGAAATCTGTGtgacagcaagaaaaatgcatCACTGTGCCCAGATCCAAAATATACAGACTTTTGAAACAGAGACTACATTAAGTATAGTCTACAAAAATTGACGTTGGACGAGATCTGAACTGCCAGTACACAGAAGCTGATTTCTTTATGCAGATTTGTTTTTGCTAATGCTATGAATGTGTTATATTGATTGAGGGCCATGGAAATGTGAAAGTGAATTGTTGGGTTTTTACTAGGAAGTAGAAAACTTCCCTGGAATTTACAGAGTGTAAGGTAAGCATTCCTCTCGAAACTCTGGCTAAGGGCAGTTGTAAGAGGTACAATTCCAATATGAACTACCTAATACTTGCTATTGTTATTggaaaaaaactgaaacaggaaatttGGAAAAACAGTGCTGCTATAGAGTCTTTCCCttaacaaattaaaatctattatttatttatatatttattttatagtcATTGAAAATTacaataatggaaataaaagttaCTTGAATGTCTAGGAATAGGAAATATACTAACGCAAAAGATCTgtgcaataaataaaatttggCCAGATCTAACAGAAGGTAGATCAAATAGGAATCTGTTAAAATGTTATTGACAAGATCTGATCCATCTTTAATAATGTATCTATGGTTTAACAGACATTATCATAGCATGGATGAATTCAGCCACTATGACTTGCTGGATGCAAGCTCACACAGAAAAGTTGCTGAAGGACACAAAGCAAGTTTCTGTCTTGAAGATACCTCCTGTGATTATGGATATTATAGACGGTATGCATGTACAGCGCATACGCAGGTAAGAGTTGGTTCGGAGAcaaacaagtttatttttcctctctgatttaTCTTTGGATATTTTTTATTACCAATCACCTGATGGCCTAAATTATCTGATGCCCTAACTAGCTCTGAAATTCTCCATCACAGCAACTTTGAGACTTACAATTTGCTCAAATGCTGTTAAATGTGGATGCCTCATTCAAATGCAGAGACACTTACTAGCCTAGCATCACTGGTAACTGAACCATATTAAAACACACCACAAGTTCTTGTGGTTACAGGACTGGTGAAGTGAGCTAAAGGAAACCTGAGACAGAGTTAGTGAAGAAGCCTTTTCCAGTGTGCTTCCTCCAGAAACTGCTCGGTGATGTCCTTGGCTGGTCCCAGAATTCTTGGGTAGTATATTTCTTGAGGCTGCAAGGTGCTGAATGCCGTTAACACCTGTAGTTTCTGGCTGGCAGTCCAACACAGAAAACTTACAGTGTAGCTTTATGCATGTATAGAGGGTTGCTGAAGAGAATGGCAGCCATGTGACTATTATGATGGGTTGTACACAAAGTAAACCAAGGTGTTAGAGCTCATTAAGGGAATAgataaaaaaatgaatgtacCGTTATGATATGATACAAATCCACGATAGACTCCTACCTTAAATACTGCATGGAGTCTGGTCACCACTTCTGGAAACTGCtacagaaaagcttaaaaacccaaaccaagcaaCCCCAGGAGAACAAGGATGATCAGCAGTGTAGTGTAGCTATCACACTAAGAGATTTCATAGACTAATTCCAtttggaaaaccagaaaaaataccaaacctTGAGTGGTCCTGTATGGAAACAGGAAGTTGTTGACATTCACTGTTTCTCACAGTACAGGAATTTAAGGATATCCAAAAGAACTGTCAGACAACAGCTTTAAAACAGAGAGGAGAGCTCTTTTGACACATGAATAAAGTATTGAATGCCTTGCCATAGGACATTGCAGAGATCAAAAGTATCTACATgggttaaaaaaattaaataaagtaaTGGAGGCtcttaaatacaaaaatttGATGGTACCCCACATCTTAAATACAGTTAAATGCCTGGTAAAAGGAATTTGCCTGGGTAAAGGACATTATAAATCCCATTTCTTATGTTCTTTTCTCCTCAACCATCTGCTGCTGACCACtgtcagagacaggacactGAGCTTGGTGGATCTGTGGTTTAACTCAATGCGGCCATACTTTCACATAAACTTGTATCCCTCATTATGCAGTTTTTAATCTAGGAGGTAGTTATTTTATCACAGAGAAATGATAGCTATGCTTCACTGGCTGACGTGTCCACATTTGAGTTTTAAATATAATGAATGATCTGCAGCACATAAAGGCTTTGAAGAGGTTTTATAAAtacctttcctctttctggaGACTATGACATCTAACAAAGCAACATACATATTTTACAGCTGGAATATTTGTGTCACTAGAATCATGGCTGTGTCAGCGTTTCCACTGGAAGCCCGTATTTCAGGGGTTTGTAATTGGACTGTAAAACTTTCCTCCAGCCTCAGACTTGGCACATACATGCAAGAGTCTGAGCTGATCACCAGCTGGGTCAAGAGGGAATTCCTGCAGGACTTGGGTTTTGTGCACTCTGTGTGTTGCCAGAACACATCAGCTTTGCCTAGAGCAATCTGTATCAGCCACGGTTAAAAGACGCCAGATTTAAACCACTGACACATTCATATATGAGATTCTTACTGATGTGCATAACAGCAACTAAGTTTTCAGAAAAGATTCATCTGGAGGAAAGGCTTTTAGGTCTCTCAGATTCTTGT
It contains:
- the LOX gene encoding protein-lysine 6-oxidase isoform X1; this translates as MHFVQPGLLFAQLHACIYWSCLWLAGCQQPPPRREPPPPPAAWRQRIQWENNGQVYSLLSLGSQYQPPRRRQAAEAVGSPILLLRNNGTLPRRAAARAAAAAETQPTAGTRGGSGARHWFQAGYQAPSGGRTSSVPRSQGSAIPAATGEAGSASLGASRPGASTSPAGGTGTDGSRSSTGAGGLPPLSSFRPGREDVMVGDDPYNPYKYTDDNPYYNYYDTYERPRQGSRYRPGYGTGYFQYGLPDLVPDPYYIQASTYVQRMSMYNLRCAAEENCLASSAYRADVRDYDNRVLLRFPQRVKNQGTSDFLPSRPRYSWEWHSCHQHYHSMDEFSHYDLLDASSHRKVAEGHKASFCLEDTSCDYGYYRRYACTAHTQGLSPGCYDTYNADIDCQWIDITDVKPGNYILKVSVNPSYLVPESDYSNNIVRCDIRYTGHHAYASGCTISPY
- the LOX gene encoding protein-lysine 6-oxidase isoform X2, with product MHFVQPGLLFAQLHACIYWSCLWLAGCQQPPPRREPPPPPAAWRQRIQWENNGQVYSLLSLGSQYQPPRRRQAAEAVGSPILLLRNNGTLPRRAAARAAAAAETQPTAGTRGGSGARHWFQAGYQAPSGGRTSSVPRSQGSAIPAATGEAGSASLGASRPGASTSPAGGTGTDGSRSSTGAGGLPPLSSFRPGREDVMVGDDPYNPYKYTDDNPYYNYYDTYERPRQGSRYRPGYGTGYFQYGLPDLVPDPYYIQASTYVQRMSMYNLRCAAEENCLASSAYRADVRDYDNRVLLRFPQRVKNQGTSDFLPSRPRYSWEWHSCHQHYHSMDEFSHYDLLDASSHRKVAEGHKASFCLEDTSCDYGYYRRYACTAHTQGLSPGCYDTYNADIDCQWIDITDVKPGNYILKVSVNPSYLVPESDYSNNIVRCDIRYTGHHAYASGCTISP